One part of the Megachile rotundata isolate GNS110a chromosome 16, iyMegRotu1, whole genome shotgun sequence genome encodes these proteins:
- the Ugalt gene encoding UDP-galactose transporter isoform X2, producing MRYARTRSGDMFLSSTAVVMAEVVKFITCLILVLSEEGSFPKFIDSLHSQIIKQPVDTLKVCVPSLLYTIQNNLLYVSASNLDAATYQVTYQLKILTTAFFAVVILKRSLRNTQWGALILLIIGVVLVQLAQNSETALPSGIEQNHLLGFSAALSACFLSGFAGIYFEKILKDSNKSVWIRNIQLSFLSLPFGLMTCFINDGGMLRKQGFFFGYDLFVYYLVVLQAGGGLIVAMVVKYADNILKGFATSLAIIISCIASIYLFDFKLTVQFSLGAFLVICSIFMYGYQPKSSFVDTHSLSNKV from the exons ATGCGCTATGCGCGTACAAGATCTGGAGATATGTTTCTTTCATCAACTG cTGTCGTTATGGCAGAAGTTGTGAAATttataacatgtttaatattgGTTCTTAGTGAAGAAGGAAGTTTTCCAAAATTTATTGATTCATTACACtcacaaattataaaacaacCTGTTGATACTTTAAAAGTATGTGTGCCATCGCTTCTATACACTATACAAAACAACCTTTTGTATGTATCAGCATCTAATTTAGATGCAGCAACTTATCAg GTGACATACCaacttaaaattttaacaaCAGCCTTTTTTGCTGTAGTAATACTAAAACGGTCACTAAGAAATACTCAATGGGGAGcactgatattattaataataggagtagtattAGTTCAGCTAGCACAAAACTCAGAGACTGCTTTACCATCTGGTATAGAACAAAATCATTTGCTTGGATTCTCAGCTGCCCTAAGCGCATGTTTTTTATCAGGATTTGCAggaatatattttgaaaaaatattgaaagactCAAATAAATCTGTATGGATAAGGAATATACAGTTAAGTTTTCTGTCATTACCTTTTGGATTAATGACATGTTTTATAAATGATGGTGGAATGCTAAGAAAACAAGGTTTTTTCTTTGgttatgatttatttgtttattatttggtCGTACTCCAAGCAGGTGGAGGTCTTATCGTTGCCATGGTAGTTAAATATGCTGATAACATACTTAAAGGTTTTGCAACATCTTTAGCTATTATAATATCTTGTATAGCATCTATATATCTTTTTGATTTCAAGTTAACTGTACAATTTTCTTTAGGTGCTTTTCTAGTAATATGTTCAATCTTTATGTATGGATATCAACCAAAATCCTCATTTGTAGATACACACTCTCTCAGTAATAAGGTTTGA
- the Dim1 gene encoding thioredoxin-like protein Dim1 — MSYMLSHLHNGWQVDQAILSEEDRVVVIRFGHDWDPMCMKMDEVLYNIAEKVKNFAVIYLVDITQVPDFNKMYELYDPCTVMFFFRNKHIMIDLGTGNNNKINWTLEDKQEMIDIIETVYRGARKGRGLVVSPKDYSTKYRY; from the exons atgtctTATATGCTATCGCATCTTCACAATGGGTGGCAGGTGGATCAGGCAATTTTGTCGGAAGAAGACAGAGTAGTA GTTATTAGATTTGGTCATGACTGGGATCCAATGTGTATGAAAATGGACGAAGTTCTTTACAATATTGCAGAGAAAGTGAAAAACTTTGCTGTTATTTATTTAGTTGATATTACACAAGTACCtgactttaacaaaat GTACGAGTTATACGATCCTTGCACAGTAATGTTCTTCTTCAGAAATAAGCACATAATGATTGACTTGGGTACAGgaaacaataacaaaataaattggaCATTGGAAGACAAACAGGAAATGATTGATATCATCGAAACAGTCTATAGAGGTGCCAGAAAAGGTAGAGGTTTAGTTGTTTCACCTAAAGATTATTCTACAAAATatagatattaa
- the Ugalt gene encoding UDP-galactose transporter isoform X1 — protein MIKQQQRSSQTLKYISLITLTVQNALVGLSMRYARTRSGDMFLSSTAVVMAEVVKFITCLILVLSEEGSFPKFIDSLHSQIIKQPVDTLKVCVPSLLYTIQNNLLYVSASNLDAATYQVTYQLKILTTAFFAVVILKRSLRNTQWGALILLIIGVVLVQLAQNSETALPSGIEQNHLLGFSAALSACFLSGFAGIYFEKILKDSNKSVWIRNIQLSFLSLPFGLMTCFINDGGMLRKQGFFFGYDLFVYYLVVLQAGGGLIVAMVVKYADNILKGFATSLAIIISCIASIYLFDFKLTVQFSLGAFLVICSIFMYGYQPKSSFVDTHSLSNKV, from the exons ATGATTAAACAACAGCaac GAAGTAGCCaaactttaaaatatattagtTTAATTACACTAACAGTACAAAATGCCTTAGTTGGACTTAGTATGCGCTATGCGCGTACAAGATCTGGAGATATGTTTCTTTCATCAACTG cTGTCGTTATGGCAGAAGTTGTGAAATttataacatgtttaatattgGTTCTTAGTGAAGAAGGAAGTTTTCCAAAATTTATTGATTCATTACACtcacaaattataaaacaacCTGTTGATACTTTAAAAGTATGTGTGCCATCGCTTCTATACACTATACAAAACAACCTTTTGTATGTATCAGCATCTAATTTAGATGCAGCAACTTATCAg GTGACATACCaacttaaaattttaacaaCAGCCTTTTTTGCTGTAGTAATACTAAAACGGTCACTAAGAAATACTCAATGGGGAGcactgatattattaataataggagtagtattAGTTCAGCTAGCACAAAACTCAGAGACTGCTTTACCATCTGGTATAGAACAAAATCATTTGCTTGGATTCTCAGCTGCCCTAAGCGCATGTTTTTTATCAGGATTTGCAggaatatattttgaaaaaatattgaaagactCAAATAAATCTGTATGGATAAGGAATATACAGTTAAGTTTTCTGTCATTACCTTTTGGATTAATGACATGTTTTATAAATGATGGTGGAATGCTAAGAAAACAAGGTTTTTTCTTTGgttatgatttatttgtttattatttggtCGTACTCCAAGCAGGTGGAGGTCTTATCGTTGCCATGGTAGTTAAATATGCTGATAACATACTTAAAGGTTTTGCAACATCTTTAGCTATTATAATATCTTGTATAGCATCTATATATCTTTTTGATTTCAAGTTAACTGTACAATTTTCTTTAGGTGCTTTTCTAGTAATATGTTCAATCTTTATGTATGGATATCAACCAAAATCCTCATTTGTAGATACACACTCTCTCAGTAATAAGGTTTGA